Proteins encoded together in one Cicer arietinum cultivar CDC Frontier isolate Library 1 chromosome 4, Cicar.CDCFrontier_v2.0, whole genome shotgun sequence window:
- the LOC101505546 gene encoding binding partner of ACD11 1-like, whose amino-acid sequence MSMSVEHTDQRAEAIPCSTATPNWTVHVSDIRTVKVSNISQITSKKDIEEFFSFSGDIQYIEMQREFDRTQVAYVTFKDSQGAETAVLLTGSKIADLYVTISPVEKYQLPPEAIPSRPTNQSGAVVQKAEDVISTMLAKGFILGKDAINKTKSFDERLQLSSNASSTVASIDHKLGLSDKLSIGSTIVNEKVKEMDERYQLSGMTKSAIAVAEQKASSAGSAIMSNSYVLTGASWVSSAFSAIAKAAGDVSTMTMEKVEQAEVEKKEIIYSERKGTVDEYAQIHFEDSLNGGPAVVPVNTDNDSKASNFLT is encoded by the exons ATGTCG ATGTCAGTGGAACATACTGATCAAAGAGCTGAGGCAATTCCCTGCTCCACAGCTACACCAAATTGGACAGTTCATGTTTCAGAT ATAAGAACGGTTAAGGTGAGTAACATATCACAGATTACTTCAAAAAAGGACATTGAAGAATTCTTTTCATTCTCAGGTGATATTCAATATATTGAGATGCAAAG GGAATTTGATCGCACTCAAGTCGCTTATGTTACCTTTAAGGATTCACAGGGAGCAGAGACAGCAGTTCTCTTGACA GGTTCTAAGATAGCTGACCTATATGTCACCATCTCACCTGTGGAGAAGTACCAGCTTCCTCCAGAAGCTATTCCCTCAAGACCA ACAAACCAAAGTGGTGCTGTTGTTCAGAAGGCTGAAGATGTAATAAGCACAATGCTTGCCAAGGGTTTCATTTTAGGAAAGGATGCAATCAACAAGACAAAATCGTTTGACGAGCGTCTTCAATTGAGCTCAAATGCTTCTTCCACAGTTGCTTCTATTGATCATAAATTAGGTTTAAGCGATAAACTTAGTATTGGATCGACCATTGTCAATGAAAAAGTGAAAGAGATGGATGAAAGGTATCAGCTTTCTGGAATGACAAAGTCTGCTATTGCGGTTGCCGAGCAAAAGGCAAGTAGTGCTGGATCTGCTATCATGAGCAATTCTTACGTCTTAACCGGAGCTTCATGGGTTTCGAGTGCGTTTAGCGCTATTGCAAAGGCAGCCGGGGATGTCAGCACGATGACCATGGAGAAGGTTGAACAAGCTGAGGTGGAAAAAAAGGAGATCATTTACAGTGAACGAAAAGGGACGGTCGATGAATATGCTCAGATACACTTCGAGGACTCTTTGAACGGCGGCCCGGCAGTAGTTCCTGTTAATACAGACAATGACAGTAAAGCTAGTAATTTTCTAACATGA